CGTCATTCTCGCGAAAGACCTTGCCGGCAATTTTTTCCCGGAAGCTCATGCCGGACTGAAACTGGAAGAATACCAGCCGGGCGACAAACATATTCCCTTCGAGGTAACGGGTGAAGTTACCGGAAAAGAACTTGCAGGTATAGAGTATGAGCAACTTTTGCCTTATGTTCAGCCTGATAAGCCCGCCTTCCGCGTGATTATTGGCGATTTTGTCTCGACAGAGGACGGTACAGGAATTGTTCATATCGCACCAACATTTGGTGCAGATGACTTTCATGTTGCCCGACTGAATGATATTCCGCCGATCATGGTAAAGGACGAGGACGGGAATCCGATTCCGTTGGTTGACAAGCGGGGAAGATTTGTGAAAGAAGTTACGGACTACGCTGGCCGTTATGTCAAAGATTATGGGCAGGAAGAAGAGCGGTCGGTTGATGTGGATATTTCCATAAAACTAAAAGAGGAAAACAAAGCCTTTAAGGTTGAAAAATATGTCCACAGCTATCCGCATTGCTGGCGGACAGATCGTCCGGTGCTTTATTACCCGCTGGACAGCTGGTTTATCCGCACAACTGCTGCCAAGGAAAAGCTGATAGAACAAAACAACAAGATCAACTGGAAACCCGCTTCTACCGGTACCGGCCGGTTTGGAAACTGGCTGGAGAATCTGGTGGACTGGAACCTTTCCCGTTCCCGGTTTTGGGGAGTTCCCCTTCCCGTATGGTCAACTGAAGATAACCAGGAGCGCAAGTGTATAGGCTCTGTTGAAGAACTGAAGGCAGAAATCGAAAAATCTATTGCCGCAGGAATTATGCAGCAGTCGGTTGCGGAACAATTTTTCGCAGAACTCGATTTGCACAAGCCCGGTGTGGATGAAATCATACTGGTAAGTGACCAGGGAAAACCGATGAAGCGTGAGGCAGACCTGATTGACGTGTGGTTTGACTCTGGAGCTATGCCTTTCGCTCAGTGGCATTATCCCTTTGAAAATCAGGATATTTTCAAATCCAGCTTCCCGGCAGACTTTATATCTGAAGGAGTGGATCAGACACGCGGATGGTTTTTTACCCTTCACGCAATCGCTGTCATGCTGGAAGAAAGTATCGCATTTAAGAATGTGATTTCCACAGGGCTATTGCTGGATAAAAACGGTAAAAAAATGTCTAAACGACTAGGCAATGTCGTTGACCCGTTTGAGACCATCGCCAGCTATGGCGCCGATGCTACCCGCTGGTATATGATAGGAAATGCTCAACCCTGGGACAATCTGAAGTTTGATCTTCAGGGGGTTCAGGAGGTACAGCGGAAGTATTTTGGAACACTTTTTAATACCTACAACTTCTTCGCCCTGTATGCAAATGTTGCGGATTTTTCTTATTCACAACGTTCGCCAATCCATGAACGAACGGAGCTGGACCAGTGGATTATTTCAGTCATGAATTCCCTGATCCGGCAGGTAGGAGAATTTATGGATGACTATGAGCCTACCCGTTCAGTCAGAGCGATTGATTATTTTGTCAATGAACAGCTTTCCAACTGGTATGTGCGCCTTTCCCGCCGTCGTTTCTGGGACGGAGATGTGCATGCATTCCAGACTTTGTATGAATGTCTGGAAACTGTTGCGATACTTATGAGTCCTTTTGCACCATTTTTTGCAGAAAGACTTTACAGGGATTTGACACAGGGCAGGGGAGAAGCAAGTGTGCACCTGACAACATTCCCGGCTTTTGAACCAAAGGAAATAGACGAGTCTGCTGAAAAGCGGATGGATATGGCACAACATATAACATCGTTGATCCTCAGTATCAGAAGAAAAGAGAAGCTGAAAGTACGACAGCCACTGGCTAAAGCATTAGTCGCTATTCTGGATTCTGACCTGCGGGAAGAGCTCACCAAAGTGCAGGATATCATCACGAATGAGGTGAATATCAAAGAAATTGAATATCTTTCAGAGGACAACACCATCCTGGTGAAGAAAATCAAACCCAACTTCAAGGTTTTGGGGCCAAAAGTTGGAGCATTAATGAAAGAAATATCCGGCGCAATTGCTCGTTTTGGACAAGAGGAAATACGGGCACTGGAAAATATAGGAACGGCAGAGATACAACTGTCGTCAGGTACTTTCGTATTAGACCTCAACGATGTTGAAATTTTGAGTGAAGACATACCCGGGTGGGCAGTAGCATCTGACAGCGGTTATACCGTAGCTTTGGATATTACGCTTACAGAGTCTCTGAGACAGGAAGGCATCGCCCGCGAGTTTGTCAACAGAATTCAGAATTTAAGGAAAAATAAAAACTTTGAAGTAACCGACCATATTATTGTTTCCGTTTCTGCGAATGATTACTGGAATGAAGCAGTGAACAATTTTATGGACTATATATGTAGTGAGACCTTGACAGACATAATGACGTTGGTTTCCAATGGATCAGTTTCAGGAGATGAAATAGAAATAAATGAAACCAAAGGAACAATATTCATTCAAGTATCCGACTAGTCTTTTAAAATGTGTTAAGTAATTTGTGAGATCGCCCGCTCTACGTAATTATCGTTAACCTTAAGCAGATTATTTCTATGGACAACAACAGTGATAAAAAGTTCTATTCCAAATCAGAACTCGAAGAGTTTCGGCAACTGATCACCCAAAAACTGGATGAATCAAAAATCGAATATAAACGCCTGGCAGAAAGTTTGAAAGAATTCAGCGGAAACTCTGCTGACAGTTATAACTTTACGGAATACGGAAACGAAAGCCGGGAAAAAGAACAGGTGGAAATTCTGATGGCGAGGCAGTCAAAATTTATTGACAAACTCGAACATGCGCTCATCAGAATCGCAAATGGCTCTTACGGCATTTGTAGAATTTCAGGAGAGCTTATTCCCAAAGAACGTCTTCGCATTGTACCACATGCGACAACGACTGTTTCTGCAAAAATGAAACAATCACCCAGTAATACAGAAGAGGCATAGAAACCCCTAAATTGATTCAGTCCTTGAAAACAGCGAGAAAATATTTTCTGATTTCCCTGACGATCATCCTCGTAGATCAGATTGTTAAGTTTATCGTAAAGTTAAACATGGATATGGGGGAAGTCGGGCAGATTAAAATTCTGGGGAATTTATTTAAGCTACACTTTATTGAAAATAAAGGAGCTGCCTTTGGCTTTACAGTTTCCAACCTCGCCCGGGGACTGGGTTTTGATATGACAGAAGAGACCGGAAAACTGATTCTTTCGGTCTTCTCCATTCTGGCTGTGTTTGCAATCGGCTATGTATTATATCGCCTCGCCGATCATAAGTCGCCGCTGCCCTATTATATAGCCCTGATTTTTGGTGGCGCAGTTGGCAATATTATTGACCGTACCTTTTACGGATTATGGTTTTCAAACATAAATGAATATGATGGCGGCCTGTTTCACGGTCGCGTAGTTGATATGTTTTATCTTGACATATGGAGAGGTCATTTACCAGACTGGCTTCCTTTCTGGGGTGGAGATTATACTTCACTATGGCCAATATTTAATATCGCAGACTCCGCGATTTCTATCGGAATAGTAGTTATTCTCTTGTTTCAGGGCAGGTTTTTCAAAATGGACGAACTCGCCCGTGGCATTCCACTTCCTCAAAAAAATACAGGAACCACACAGGTCACAGAACCTATTTCCGTTCCTGAGGATGAAAATTTTCCAGAAACAGAATCGGACCAAACCGAAGAATGAAACATTCCCGGTATTTTCTCATTACCCTGCTTGTTGTATTGACTGACCAGCTAA
The DNA window shown above is from Bacteroidia bacterium and carries:
- the ileS gene encoding isoleucine--tRNA ligase; amino-acid sequence: MSVKYPQYKNLSLPDVDKEILKLWEEEKTFEQSITSREGNPTFTFYEGPPSANGKPGIHHVIARTIKDLVCRYKTLKGFQVKRKGGWDTHGLPVELQVEKTLGITKDDIGKTISVKEYNAACRRDVLVYKDMWDDLTRKMGYWVDLDHPYITFENNYIESVWNLLKRLWEKDYLYKGFTIQPYSPAAGTGLSSHELNQPGTYREIKDTSVTAQFKIKGKEAEYFLAWTTTPWTLPSNTALAVGKDIVYVKVRTFNPYTHIPVTVILAKDLAGNFFPEAHAGLKLEEYQPGDKHIPFEVTGEVTGKELAGIEYEQLLPYVQPDKPAFRVIIGDFVSTEDGTGIVHIAPTFGADDFHVARLNDIPPIMVKDEDGNPIPLVDKRGRFVKEVTDYAGRYVKDYGQEEERSVDVDISIKLKEENKAFKVEKYVHSYPHCWRTDRPVLYYPLDSWFIRTTAAKEKLIEQNNKINWKPASTGTGRFGNWLENLVDWNLSRSRFWGVPLPVWSTEDNQERKCIGSVEELKAEIEKSIAAGIMQQSVAEQFFAELDLHKPGVDEIILVSDQGKPMKREADLIDVWFDSGAMPFAQWHYPFENQDIFKSSFPADFISEGVDQTRGWFFTLHAIAVMLEESIAFKNVISTGLLLDKNGKKMSKRLGNVVDPFETIASYGADATRWYMIGNAQPWDNLKFDLQGVQEVQRKYFGTLFNTYNFFALYANVADFSYSQRSPIHERTELDQWIISVMNSLIRQVGEFMDDYEPTRSVRAIDYFVNEQLSNWYVRLSRRRFWDGDVHAFQTLYECLETVAILMSPFAPFFAERLYRDLTQGRGEASVHLTTFPAFEPKEIDESAEKRMDMAQHITSLILSIRRKEKLKVRQPLAKALVAILDSDLREELTKVQDIITNEVNIKEIEYLSEDNTILVKKIKPNFKVLGPKVGALMKEISGAIARFGQEEIRALENIGTAEIQLSSGTFVLDLNDVEILSEDIPGWAVASDSGYTVALDITLTESLRQEGIAREFVNRIQNLRKNKNFEVTDHIIVSVSANDYWNEAVNNFMDYICSETLTDIMTLVSNGSVSGDEIEINETKGTIFIQVSD
- a CDS encoding TraR/DksA C4-type zinc finger protein, with translation MDNNSDKKFYSKSELEEFRQLITQKLDESKIEYKRLAESLKEFSGNSADSYNFTEYGNESREKEQVEILMARQSKFIDKLEHALIRIANGSYGICRISGELIPKERLRIVPHATTTVSAKMKQSPSNTEEA
- a CDS encoding signal peptidase II yields the protein MKTARKYFLISLTIILVDQIVKFIVKLNMDMGEVGQIKILGNLFKLHFIENKGAAFGFTVSNLARGLGFDMTEETGKLILSVFSILAVFAIGYVLYRLADHKSPLPYYIALIFGGAVGNIIDRTFYGLWFSNINEYDGGLFHGRVVDMFYLDIWRGHLPDWLPFWGGDYTSLWPIFNIADSAISIGIVVILLFQGRFFKMDELARGIPLPQKNTGTTQVTEPISVPEDENFPETESDQTEE